The following coding sequences are from one Cardiobacteriaceae bacterium TAE3-ERU3 window:
- the mglB gene encoding galactose/glucose ABC transporter substrate-binding protein MglB — protein MKKVLTKTLLATAVTATLSVSAQAADRIGVTIYKYDDNFMSIMRKELEQTAEEQGSLELLMNDSQNNQSMQNDQVDIMLAKGVKGLAINLVDPAAGSTIISKAKGADIPVVFFNKDPGQAAIDSYDKAYFVGTDPVQSGVIQGELITKSWQENPEWDLNGDGKIQYALLKGEPGHPDAEARTEWVIKTLNENGIDTDELYLDAALWDTAKAKDMAQAWLSGPNADKIEMIIANNDAMAMGANEAAKSQDRKLPIFGVDALPEALQLIKRGEITGTVLNDAQGQAQAIYDITANLAAGKDAVEGTDYELDNHYLRVPYVGVDENNLDEFLSN, from the coding sequence ATGAAAAAAGTATTGACCAAGACTCTTCTGGCAACTGCTGTCACCGCAACACTCAGCGTCAGCGCACAAGCTGCTGACCGTATTGGTGTCACTATCTACAAGTACGATGACAATTTCATGTCCATCATGCGTAAAGAACTCGAGCAAACTGCTGAAGAGCAAGGATCACTTGAGCTGCTGATGAATGACTCACAGAACAACCAGTCAATGCAGAATGATCAGGTAGACATCATGCTGGCAAAAGGCGTCAAAGGCCTTGCGATCAACCTCGTTGACCCAGCAGCTGGCAGCACTATCATTTCCAAAGCAAAAGGCGCCGACATTCCTGTTGTCTTCTTCAATAAAGATCCAGGCCAAGCAGCCATTGATTCTTACGACAAAGCTTACTTCGTTGGTACTGATCCAGTACAGTCTGGCGTAATCCAAGGCGAACTGATCACCAAGTCATGGCAAGAAAATCCTGAATGGGATTTGAATGGCGACGGAAAAATCCAGTATGCATTACTCAAAGGCGAGCCAGGTCACCCAGATGCTGAAGCCCGTACAGAGTGGGTCATCAAGACGCTGAATGAAAACGGTATTGATACTGACGAACTCTACCTCGATGCAGCTCTTTGGGATACAGCTAAAGCAAAAGACATGGCTCAAGCATGGCTTTCTGGCCCAAATGCAGACAAAATTGAAATGATCATCGCCAACAACGATGCAATGGCAATGGGTGCCAATGAGGCTGCCAAGTCGCAAGACCGCAAATTGCCAATCTTCGGCGTTGATGCACTTCCAGAAGCACTCCAGCTGATCAAGCGTGGTGAAATCACCGGTACTGTCCTCAATGATGCACAAGGTCAGGCACAAGCCATCTACGACATCACTGCGAACCTTGCAGCTGGCAAAGATGCAGTTGAAGGCACTGACTACGAACTCGACAACCACTACTTGCGCGTTCCTTACGTTGGCGTAGATGAGAACAACCTGGATGAATTCTTAAGCAATTAA
- a CDS encoding peptide ABC transporter substrate-binding protein has translation MTRLPFIIPLVLTTAISTTISANAATVFNRSNDAEPSTLDPQLAQGTSEMHILRDMYEGLVTEDPAAEIIPGAAEAWDVSDDGKVYTFKLRDAKWSDGEPVTADDFVYAWQRGVDPAVGSNYSFMLYPVKNAQAIAKGEAEPDTLGIKAIDDHTLEVTLENPTPYFIGMLVNAVAYPVPKHIVEQYGDQWTRPEHSVSNGPFSLEEWTPQSTITLQKSPTYWDSAAVNLDHVVYHVAEDKNAELQRYRAGELDWTADVPGEQMKWIRANLDDELNIHNYLGTYYYGFNLTKEPFKDNKPLREALTLAIDRDLIVENITGAGETPAYSFVVPGVSNYDTFTPEYAQMSAEERHERAKELYAEAGYSAENPLKIELLYNTNDDNKRIAIAISQMWKQILGVETELVNQEWKVYLNNRREKNTEVFRASWLGDYDDPNTFLELWTSGGGSNSIGYSDPEYDKLLNDAAAEQDMSKRSALLREAEERLLANYSLIPIYFYVSKHMVKPYVSGYAGNVMNHWPSKYITVDKSAK, from the coding sequence ATGACACGACTTCCATTTATTATTCCTCTAGTACTGACCACAGCCATTTCTACTACTATCTCAGCAAATGCCGCAACTGTATTCAATCGCAGTAACGACGCAGAGCCTTCAACACTTGATCCACAGCTCGCTCAGGGCACATCAGAAATGCATATTTTGCGTGATATGTACGAAGGGCTGGTCACAGAAGACCCCGCGGCTGAAATCATTCCTGGTGCTGCCGAAGCATGGGACGTCAGTGACGATGGCAAGGTCTATACATTCAAACTACGAGACGCAAAATGGTCAGACGGCGAACCTGTCACCGCTGACGACTTCGTCTATGCATGGCAGCGAGGTGTTGATCCGGCCGTTGGCAGTAACTACAGCTTCATGCTTTATCCTGTAAAAAATGCGCAAGCTATCGCTAAAGGCGAAGCTGAACCCGATACACTTGGTATTAAAGCAATCGACGACCACACCCTAGAAGTCACCCTCGAAAACCCGACCCCATACTTTATTGGCATGCTCGTTAATGCCGTCGCCTACCCCGTGCCTAAACACATTGTGGAGCAATACGGCGATCAATGGACACGCCCGGAACACAGCGTCAGTAATGGCCCATTTTCTCTTGAAGAATGGACACCGCAATCCACTATTACCCTACAAAAATCCCCAACTTACTGGGATAGTGCAGCAGTCAATTTAGATCACGTCGTTTATCACGTTGCTGAGGACAAAAATGCCGAGCTGCAGCGCTATCGCGCTGGCGAACTCGATTGGACGGCTGATGTACCCGGTGAGCAAATGAAGTGGATTCGCGCCAATCTAGACGACGAACTCAATATCCATAACTATCTCGGTACGTATTACTACGGCTTCAATCTGACCAAAGAACCGTTTAAGGACAACAAGCCACTACGTGAAGCCTTGACGCTCGCTATCGACCGCGACCTGATCGTTGAGAATATCACTGGCGCAGGTGAGACGCCTGCATACAGCTTCGTCGTACCAGGCGTATCAAACTACGATACATTCACCCCTGAATATGCACAAATGAGCGCTGAAGAACGCCACGAGCGTGCCAAAGAGCTCTATGCCGAAGCTGGATATAGTGCAGAAAACCCACTCAAGATCGAACTGCTCTACAATACCAACGACGACAACAAGCGCATCGCTATCGCTATTTCACAAATGTGGAAGCAAATACTTGGTGTTGAGACCGAGCTCGTCAATCAGGAATGGAAGGTTTATCTCAATAACCGCCGCGAGAAAAATACTGAAGTCTTCCGCGCTTCATGGCTAGGCGACTACGATGACCCCAATACCTTCCTCGAACTGTGGACCAGTGGCGGTGGATCAAACAGCATCGGCTACAGCGATCCTGAATACGACAAGCTGCTCAATGACGCCGCAGCCGAGCAGGATATGAGCAAACGCTCAGCACTACTGCGTGAAGCTGAAGAGCGCCTACTTGCCAACTACAGCCTGATCCCGATTTACTTCTACGTATCCAAGCACATGGTTAAGCCATACGTCAGCGGCTATGCCGGTAACGTCATGAACCACTGGCCATCGAAGTACATCACAGTCGATAAGTCAGCAAAATAA
- the mglA gene encoding galactose/methyl galactoside ABC transporter ATP-binding protein MglA: MQTAATTTPPSEPAHDSSYILEMRDIHKSFPGVKALDGVNLNIRPHSVHALMGENGAGKSTLLKCLFGIYHKDQGEILFNGKSISFTTSKEALENGISMVHQELNLVLETTVMDNLWLGRFPQIGPFVDHKKMYNETKRIFDELDIHIDPKQKVSKLSVSEMQMIEIAKAFSYNAQIVIMDEPTSSLSDKEVNHLFKIIRKLKERGCGIVYISHKMDEIFRICDEVTVLRDGKWIDTVSVDGITIDDIITMMVGRELGERFPEKSNTPGDVILEVRNLTAKNQPSIKDVSFDLRQGEILGIAGLVGARRTDIVETLFGVRDQSDGEVILHGQRVNNKNSVAAIRNGFALVTEERRSTGIFAGLPVSFNSLIANMESYKTSIGLLSPKQMQEDTSWVIKSMNVKTPGPHTFISSLSGGNQQKVILGRWLLTQPDVLMLDEPTRGIDVGAKFEIYQLIIDLANKNKSIIMISSEMPELLGVTDRILVMSNGRVAGIVNTKETNQEEIMQLSAAHL; this comes from the coding sequence ATGCAAACAGCAGCAACAACAACTCCACCCTCGGAGCCTGCGCACGACTCCAGTTATATTCTGGAAATGCGCGATATTCACAAATCCTTCCCCGGCGTCAAAGCGCTTGATGGCGTCAATCTCAACATTCGCCCCCACTCCGTCCACGCACTGATGGGTGAGAATGGTGCAGGTAAATCCACCCTGCTCAAGTGCTTGTTTGGCATTTACCACAAAGATCAGGGCGAAATTCTCTTTAACGGCAAATCCATATCCTTTACGACCTCTAAAGAAGCACTGGAAAATGGTATATCCATGGTGCATCAGGAACTCAACCTCGTTCTTGAAACCACGGTCATGGATAACCTCTGGCTTGGCCGCTTCCCACAGATTGGGCCTTTCGTTGACCATAAAAAAATGTACAACGAAACCAAGCGCATCTTTGATGAACTCGATATCCATATCGACCCCAAACAAAAAGTCAGCAAGCTCTCGGTATCAGAGATGCAGATGATCGAAATTGCCAAGGCTTTTTCGTATAACGCACAAATTGTGATTATGGATGAACCGACTTCTTCTCTGTCCGACAAAGAAGTCAATCACCTCTTCAAGATCATTCGCAAGCTCAAAGAGCGTGGCTGCGGTATCGTCTATATCTCACACAAGATGGATGAAATCTTCCGCATTTGTGATGAAGTAACGGTACTTCGCGATGGCAAATGGATTGATACGGTATCCGTCGACGGCATCACCATCGACGACATCATCACCATGATGGTTGGCCGTGAACTCGGCGAACGATTCCCGGAAAAGAGTAATACTCCCGGCGACGTCATCCTCGAAGTCCGCAATCTCACCGCGAAAAATCAACCTTCGATCAAAGACGTCAGCTTTGACTTGCGACAAGGAGAAATCCTTGGCATTGCAGGCCTCGTCGGCGCACGCCGTACTGATATCGTTGAGACCTTATTCGGCGTACGCGATCAATCAGATGGTGAAGTCATTCTGCATGGCCAGCGTGTGAACAATAAAAACAGCGTTGCAGCAATCAGAAACGGCTTTGCACTGGTTACAGAAGAGCGGCGTTCGACTGGTATCTTTGCCGGGCTTCCCGTGAGCTTCAACTCACTGATTGCCAATATGGAAAGCTATAAAACTTCTATTGGCCTGCTCAGCCCGAAGCAAATGCAAGAAGACACATCATGGGTCATTAAGTCCATGAACGTCAAAACACCGGGGCCACATACCTTTATCAGCTCTCTTTCCGGCGGTAACCAGCAAAAGGTTATCCTCGGCCGTTGGCTACTCACCCAACCTGATGTACTCATGCTCGACGAACCGACACGAGGCATCGACGTTGGTGCTAAATTTGAAATTTATCAGCTGATTATTGATCTGGCGAACAAAAACAAAAGCATCATTATGATCTCTTCGGAAATGCCCGAACTGCTTGGCGTTACAGACCGGATCTTGGTCATGAGTAACGGGCGGGTCGCTGGTATCGTCAATACCAAAGAGACCAACCAAGAAGAAATCATGCAGTTGTCCGCTGCCCACTTGTAA
- a CDS encoding peptide ABC transporter substrate-binding protein, producing MLFTLPVLAEDKAVFHRANEFEPATLDPHLATDTASHTILRDTFEGLTSVNGAGEVIPGVAESWDISEDGTTYTFHLRDDARWSDGNPVTATDFVYAWQRAIDPATASSYSFILYPIKNAQEINEGKMDKSELGIQATDDHTLMVNLEAPTPYFLELLYQPATYPVVRKNIEQYGEKWTQPDHIISNGPFTLSDIVMQTTISAKKSNQYWDKDNVALDEVVYHTVENANSGMLRYRSGELDMVNVPQEQIEWARENLPDDLHIYTRLGTYYFGFNQEKPPFKDNPELRQALSMAIDRNIISEKISRGGQEPAYSIVPPQTARHEPFMPEWAKLPRDEQIAQAKKLYQAAGYGPDNPLKLNLTYNTSEDQKQNAIAIASMWKSVLGVETSLQNMEWKVLLSQVKNKNSEVFRMGWSADYNDPFTFLEIFRSTSGNNYTGFANMQYDALLDAAAHEPDLKKRTQILHEAEKQFSDDHAIMPIFYYNQAILLKPNIEGFTPNAVNVIPSRFIRFSNH from the coding sequence ATGCTATTTACCCTCCCCGTATTGGCTGAGGATAAAGCAGTATTTCACCGGGCTAATGAATTTGAGCCTGCAACACTTGATCCACATCTAGCTACAGACACCGCCAGCCACACTATTCTGCGTGATACTTTTGAAGGGTTGACCAGCGTCAATGGTGCCGGAGAGGTCATTCCTGGTGTTGCAGAAAGCTGGGATATTTCCGAAGACGGTACAACTTATACTTTCCATCTTCGAGATGATGCACGCTGGTCTGATGGTAATCCTGTGACGGCGACAGATTTTGTCTATGCCTGGCAACGTGCTATCGATCCTGCTACAGCTTCATCTTACAGCTTTATTCTCTATCCAATAAAAAATGCACAGGAAATCAATGAAGGTAAGATGGATAAGAGTGAGCTTGGTATTCAAGCAACCGATGATCATACGCTGATGGTCAACCTCGAAGCACCCACACCTTATTTTCTCGAATTGTTATACCAACCGGCAACTTACCCCGTGGTGCGTAAAAACATAGAGCAGTATGGAGAGAAATGGACACAACCTGATCATATCATCAGCAACGGTCCATTTACTTTAAGCGATATAGTGATGCAGACTACGATCAGTGCAAAAAAATCAAACCAGTACTGGGACAAAGACAATGTAGCCCTAGACGAAGTCGTCTACCACACGGTTGAAAATGCCAATAGTGGCATGCTGCGCTACCGTTCTGGTGAACTAGATATGGTCAACGTCCCACAAGAACAAATAGAGTGGGCTCGTGAAAACCTCCCTGATGATCTACACATATACACACGACTGGGTACTTACTATTTTGGATTTAATCAGGAAAAACCACCATTTAAAGATAACCCTGAACTCCGCCAAGCACTCTCAATGGCCATAGACCGCAATATCATTAGCGAGAAAATATCCCGAGGTGGTCAAGAGCCGGCCTATAGCATTGTTCCACCACAAACAGCACGCCATGAGCCATTTATGCCAGAGTGGGCTAAGCTACCTCGTGACGAACAAATTGCACAGGCCAAAAAACTCTATCAAGCAGCCGGATATGGTCCGGATAACCCGCTCAAGCTGAACTTGACCTACAATACCAGCGAAGATCAAAAACAAAATGCAATTGCCATTGCTTCGATGTGGAAATCAGTTCTTGGCGTTGAAACCTCGCTACAGAACATGGAATGGAAAGTATTGCTCTCACAAGTAAAGAATAAAAATAGTGAAGTATTCCGTATGGGCTGGAGCGCAGATTACAATGATCCGTTTACTTTTTTGGAAATTTTCCGCAGCACCTCTGGTAATAACTATACAGGATTTGCCAATATGCAATACGATGCACTACTTGATGCGGCTGCCCATGAGCCAGACTTAAAAAAACGCACTCAAATACTGCATGAAGCCGAAAAGCAATTTAGTGACGACCACGCAATAATGCCAATTTTCTATTACAACCAAGCTATTCTACTCAAGCCAAATATTGAAGGCTTTACACCAAATGCGGTAAACGTCATCCCATCACGCTTTATTCGCTTTTCAAACCACTAA
- a CDS encoding galactose mutarotase yields the protein MLHWLENKQGMRIGVSEQGAAWLSCQIPMRDGTLREVLLGSDDPVRMSQSGAYLGSSVGRYCGRIANATFTLDGRSYDVDANEAPNHLHGGFDGLSRRRWQLLEKTADTLILAIESSDGEGGFPGHVVVRATYRLDDDNCVTIDYHAQTDQPTIFNLCNHAYFNLNGVGQPALTQQLSINAKRYVAVDAAGIPTADSQPVAGTHFDFQVMRSIDEGIYDHSFWLEDQQAAVIESVDSDLRLVIHTTQPALHLYTGQGLAGEKGCDGNPYQACAGVALETQAPPDSANRHPELVRTTAEQPYHHQTRYCFDVQ from the coding sequence ATGTTGCATTGGCTTGAAAATAAGCAGGGCATGCGCATCGGTGTCAGTGAGCAGGGCGCAGCATGGTTGTCGTGCCAGATTCCCATGAGAGATGGCACATTGCGGGAAGTATTACTCGGTAGCGATGATCCTGTGCGTATGAGCCAGAGTGGTGCTTATCTTGGTAGCTCGGTAGGGCGTTATTGTGGGCGTATTGCCAATGCTACGTTTACATTGGACGGGCGCAGCTATGATGTTGATGCCAATGAAGCGCCCAATCATTTGCACGGAGGCTTTGACGGACTCTCGCGCCGCCGCTGGCAATTGCTGGAAAAAACAGCCGATACTTTGATTTTAGCGATTGAATCATCAGACGGAGAAGGTGGCTTTCCCGGTCATGTCGTTGTTCGTGCAACGTATCGGCTTGATGACGATAACTGCGTCACGATTGACTATCATGCACAAACGGATCAGCCGACGATATTCAATCTGTGCAATCATGCCTATTTCAACCTCAATGGGGTAGGCCAGCCTGCATTGACTCAGCAGCTTTCAATCAATGCCAAGCGCTATGTAGCAGTCGATGCGGCTGGTATTCCAACTGCTGACAGTCAGCCTGTGGCCGGAACACATTTTGACTTTCAGGTAATGCGGTCAATTGACGAAGGTATTTATGACCATAGCTTTTGGCTTGAGGACCAACAAGCCGCGGTAATCGAAAGTGTGGATAGCGATTTACGCCTTGTAATCCATACAACTCAGCCTGCGTTGCACCTTTATACAGGGCAAGGGCTGGCCGGTGAAAAAGGCTGTGATGGTAATCCTTATCAAGCATGTGCCGGGGTTGCACTAGAAACGCAAGCACCGCCGGATAGCGCGAACCGTCATCCTGAGTTGGTGCGCACGACTGCTGAGCAGCCTTATCATCACCAAACCCGCTATTGTTTTGATGTGCAATAG
- the galT gene encoding galactose-1-phosphate uridylyltransferase, with protein MFELSEHPHRRYNPLTDSWVLVSPHRAKRPWQGQKEAPDISVKPSYDPECYLCPGNTRITGEVNPDYSQPYVFTNDFSALLPDTPSYQQKDDPLFALESVKGESRVICFSPDHAKTLPQLSIPEVEAVISTWQEQMNILGTRYRWVQVFENKGSAMGCSNPHPHGQIWASDFLPNELAKADLTQRNYYRKYGSAMLLDYAKREQADGQRTVVEGEYWLAVVPFWAVWPYEILLLPKVPLPRLTEADAAVQHDLAIVLKRLTIRYDNLFECSFPYSMGFHGAPFDADETEHWQCHAHFYPPLLRSASVKKFMVGYEMLAEVQRDLTPEQAAAKLQSLSDIHYREQNND; from the coding sequence ATGTTTGAGCTAAGTGAACATCCTCATCGTCGTTATAACCCACTGACAGACAGCTGGGTTTTGGTCTCGCCGCATCGCGCCAAGCGGCCGTGGCAGGGGCAAAAAGAAGCCCCCGATATCAGCGTAAAGCCCTCTTATGATCCAGAGTGCTATCTTTGCCCTGGCAATACCCGTATTACCGGAGAGGTAAATCCTGATTATTCACAGCCTTATGTCTTTACCAATGATTTTTCTGCGCTGCTGCCTGATACGCCTTCTTATCAGCAGAAGGATGATCCACTTTTTGCCCTTGAGTCAGTAAAAGGGGAAAGCCGAGTAATTTGCTTTTCTCCTGATCATGCCAAAACGCTGCCGCAGCTGAGTATTCCCGAAGTTGAGGCGGTCATCAGTACGTGGCAAGAACAAATGAATATACTTGGTACACGTTATCGCTGGGTGCAGGTTTTTGAAAACAAAGGCTCGGCCATGGGCTGCTCTAACCCTCACCCTCATGGGCAAATTTGGGCGAGTGATTTTCTGCCTAATGAGCTAGCTAAAGCTGATCTGACTCAGCGAAACTATTACCGGAAATACGGCAGTGCCATGTTGCTTGATTATGCCAAACGCGAACAAGCTGATGGGCAGCGTACGGTGGTGGAAGGTGAATATTGGCTCGCTGTGGTGCCGTTCTGGGCTGTGTGGCCGTATGAAATACTGCTACTACCGAAAGTGCCTTTGCCACGTTTGACTGAGGCTGATGCGGCCGTGCAGCATGATTTGGCAATTGTGCTCAAGCGCCTGACGATTCGCTACGATAATTTGTTCGAGTGCTCATTCCCTTATTCGATGGGCTTTCACGGTGCACCTTTTGATGCAGATGAAACGGAACACTGGCAATGCCATGCGCATTTTTATCCGCCATTGCTGCGCTCGGCGAGTGTTAAAAAATTCATGGTGGGTTATGAAATGCTTGCCGAAGTGCAGCGTGATTTAACGCCCGAACAGGCAGCGGCAAAGCTGCAATCTCTTTCTGATATCCATTACCGCGAGCAAAATAATGATTAA
- the galK gene encoding galactokinase, producing MIKDTAALLREHYGQDAVVVTRSPGRVNLIGEHTDYNDGFVLPCAIDCYTEVSVSLSNDKQNCILAADFDGEDCYELSAARPAKTDGWADYVRGMVWLLIERFGVPDQGFQMVISGNVPTGAGLSSSASLEIAVGSALCRLYGWTISGEDLALLAQRAENEFVGCRCGIMDQFISALGEKNSALLIDCRSLAHEAVPMPEALAVMVLDSKIKRGLVGSEYNLRREQCERAAQALGVKALRDADMAQLDAHRDQLDEVDYRRARHVITENARTLNMRGALRHHDVAQISKLMAESHASMRDDFEITVPAIDALVSLVDGVIGEQGGVRMTGGGFGGCVVALVPLHLVDDVRAVIAREYPKHSGGIDAEVHVFHAVEGGHVALA from the coding sequence ATGATTAAAGATACTGCTGCGCTACTGCGCGAACATTACGGACAAGATGCTGTTGTTGTGACCCGTTCCCCCGGGCGCGTTAATTTGATCGGTGAGCATACAGACTATAACGACGGTTTCGTCTTGCCTTGTGCTATTGATTGCTACACGGAAGTCAGTGTCTCGCTAAGTAACGACAAGCAGAACTGCATTCTGGCAGCTGATTTTGATGGAGAGGATTGCTATGAGCTATCCGCAGCGCGGCCAGCAAAAACGGATGGCTGGGCTGATTACGTGCGTGGCATGGTCTGGCTTTTGATTGAGCGCTTTGGCGTGCCTGATCAGGGGTTTCAAATGGTGATCAGTGGGAACGTGCCAACGGGTGCCGGCCTGAGCTCATCTGCTTCGCTGGAAATTGCTGTAGGCTCGGCACTCTGCCGACTTTATGGCTGGACAATTAGCGGAGAAGATCTCGCTTTGCTTGCTCAGCGTGCCGAAAATGAATTTGTCGGTTGCCGCTGCGGGATCATGGATCAATTTATCAGTGCGCTAGGTGAAAAGAACAGTGCTTTATTGATAGATTGCCGCTCGCTGGCTCATGAGGCTGTGCCGATGCCAGAAGCGCTAGCAGTGATGGTGCTCGATTCCAAAATCAAGCGTGGCTTGGTTGGCAGTGAATACAATTTGCGCCGTGAACAATGTGAGCGTGCAGCGCAAGCACTCGGCGTCAAAGCATTGCGTGATGCGGATATGGCGCAATTGGACGCACATCGCGATCAGCTTGATGAAGTCGATTATCGCCGTGCCCGTCATGTGATTACCGAAAACGCGCGTACCCTGAATATGCGCGGCGCATTACGTCATCACGATGTTGCGCAAATCAGTAAGCTAATGGCTGAAAGCCACGCCTCAATGCGTGATGATTTTGAAATTACAGTACCGGCGATTGATGCACTGGTTAGTTTGGTCGATGGGGTCATTGGCGAACAAGGTGGCGTGCGCATGACTGGTGGCGGCTTTGGTGGTTGTGTGGTGGCATTAGTGCCTTTGCATCTTGTCGATGACGTGCGTGCAGTGATCGCGCGTGAATATCCTAAGCACAGCGGCGGTATTGATGCTGAAGTTCACGTCTTCCATGCCGTGGAGGGCGGGCATGTTGCATTGGCTTGA
- a CDS encoding peptide ABC transporter substrate-binding protein — MKRFFPTALALAIAIAGSAHAAGMLQRDNGAEPASIDPQLASEDAGHRILIDTFEGLTATGPEGGIIPGVAESWETSEDGKTWLFHLRDTTWSDGTPLTAHDFVYGWQRAVDPATGSTYAFVLFPVKNAEAIANGEIKDLDQLGIKALDDHTLQVELENPTPYFAQLLNHYTTYPAPRHVIEQYGKEWTQPEHIVSNGAFHITDWTPQASITAKKSDTYWDKDNVSLDGVVYHSIENQSSSLARYRAGELDIGSVPIDQLDWVRNNLADEVLTYDFLGTYFYGMNLTKAPFKDNPKLRRALSMAIDRNILIDKVIRGGQTPAYSIVPPLTDNSKPYQPEWASLPRGEQIAEAKKLFAEAGYGPDNPLKLELLYNTNEDHKKIAIAIASMWKQILGVETELLNQEWKVMLSTLRQGDSQIYRSAWYGDYNDPNTFLEVFTSGSEENYGRYSDPQFDQLVSDGAKEQDLQKRAQILYNAAKTFADADGIIPLYHYVKINLVKPNIKGVNPDIMGVIPARYITKEE, encoded by the coding sequence ATGAAACGCTTTTTTCCCACCGCATTGGCGCTCGCAATCGCCATTGCAGGATCTGCTCATGCCGCAGGCATGTTACAACGCGATAATGGTGCAGAACCAGCCTCGATTGATCCTCAGCTTGCTTCAGAAGATGCCGGCCACCGCATTTTGATTGACACCTTTGAAGGCCTAACGGCAACAGGCCCTGAAGGCGGCATTATTCCCGGTGTCGCAGAAAGCTGGGAGACGAGTGAAGACGGCAAGACATGGTTATTCCACCTGCGTGATACCACTTGGTCAGACGGCACGCCGCTCACTGCTCATGACTTCGTTTATGGTTGGCAGCGCGCTGTTGACCCAGCTACTGGCTCAACCTATGCCTTCGTGCTGTTTCCCGTTAAGAATGCCGAAGCCATTGCCAATGGTGAGATCAAGGATCTTGATCAGCTAGGTATTAAAGCGCTAGACGATCATACCCTGCAAGTTGAGCTGGAGAATCCGACACCTTATTTTGCGCAATTACTCAACCATTACACCACCTACCCTGCGCCACGCCACGTCATTGAGCAATACGGCAAAGAATGGACTCAGCCTGAACACATCGTCAGTAACGGCGCATTTCACATTACTGATTGGACGCCTCAAGCCAGTATCACCGCAAAAAAATCCGATACCTATTGGGATAAAGACAACGTTAGCTTGGATGGCGTCGTCTATCATTCCATAGAAAATCAAAGCTCTTCTTTAGCCCGCTATCGTGCAGGCGAACTCGATATTGGTTCCGTACCTATCGATCAGCTGGATTGGGTAAGAAATAACCTTGCAGATGAAGTACTCACTTATGATTTCCTTGGTACTTACTTCTACGGCATGAACCTGACTAAGGCACCATTTAAGGATAATCCCAAACTGCGTCGTGCGTTAAGTATGGCGATTGACCGCAACATTCTGATCGACAAAGTAATTCGTGGCGGCCAAACACCAGCCTACAGTATCGTTCCTCCACTGACGGACAACAGCAAGCCTTACCAGCCTGAATGGGCATCATTACCACGTGGCGAACAAATTGCCGAAGCGAAGAAACTATTTGCAGAAGCAGGATACGGCCCAGACAACCCACTTAAGCTGGAGCTGCTCTACAACACCAACGAAGACCACAAGAAAATTGCCATTGCCATTGCCAGTATGTGGAAGCAAATTCTCGGCGTTGAAACAGAGCTACTCAATCAGGAATGGAAAGTCATGCTTTCTACTTTGCGCCAAGGTGACAGCCAAATTTATCGCAGCGCATGGTATGGCGACTACAACGACCCAAATACCTTTCTTGAAGTTTTTACCAGTGGCTCGGAAGAAAATTATGGTCGCTATAGCGATCCACAATTTGATCAGCTGGTCAGCGATGGAGCAAAAGAGCAGGATTTACAAAAGCGCGCACAGATCCTCTACAACGCAGCTAAAACTTTTGCTGATGCTGATGGCATCATCCCTCTCTATCACTACGTCAAAATCAATCTGGTCAAGCCCAATATCAAGGGCGTCAACCCTGATATTATGGGCGTAATCCCAGCACGCTACATTACTAAGGAAGAATAA